A single region of the Salipaludibacillus sp. LMS25 genome encodes:
- a CDS encoding YesL family protein — MQSGELLEKFNSIFVFIYRLALLNLLWMLFTALGLIFFGAGPASAAVFEVSRKIIQRDNPAVFRHFLITFKKTFFKANLFFAVWTVFFVIILADLYLLTMWQHEFAATAQYIILTIMGFFTLFTMQFLAIYTHFDLPVRGMLKNAFIMTFVFPIKTAILISGYAGIAWMMYSVPGLIPMFSFSLIAYFTMWLSLSSFNKLRYIKNNGTRSSSLL; from the coding sequence ATGCAAAGCGGCGAATTGCTAGAAAAATTTAATTCTATCTTTGTTTTTATTTACCGCCTGGCTTTATTAAACCTTCTATGGATGCTTTTCACTGCTTTAGGGCTCATTTTTTTCGGAGCCGGTCCTGCTTCAGCTGCAGTATTTGAAGTAAGTAGAAAAATCATTCAAAGAGATAATCCCGCTGTTTTCCGCCATTTCTTAATAACTTTTAAGAAAACTTTTTTTAAAGCCAATCTATTTTTCGCTGTCTGGACTGTCTTCTTTGTGATAATTCTCGCCGATTTATACTTACTAACTATGTGGCAGCATGAGTTTGCTGCAACTGCCCAATATATTATACTCACCATAATGGGATTTTTTACTCTTTTCACCATGCAATTTTTAGCTATTTATACACATTTTGATTTACCTGTGAGAGGAATGTTAAAAAATGCATTTATTATGACATTTGTGTTTCCGATAAAAACCGCCATCCTCATTAGCGGATATGCAGGTATAGCATGGATGATGTACTCTGTACCAGGGCTCATCCCAATGTTCTCCTTCAGCCTAATAGCGTACTTCACGATGTGGCTCTCCCTATCCTCATTCAATAAACTTAGATACATAAAAAACAATGGGACAAGGTCTTCGTCCCTACTTTGA
- a CDS encoding virulence RhuM family protein, whose amino-acid sequence MPNFRLSYFDEFLERIGDIRTAEKASLKNIAIYALENSVYL is encoded by the coding sequence ATGCCCAACTTTCGACTAAGTTACTTTGACGAATTTTTAGAACGTATTGGTGATATTCGAACTGCTGAAAAAGCTTCCCTTAAAAATATAGCCATTTATGCCCTCGAAAACAGTGTCTACTTGTAG
- a CDS encoding NUDIX hydrolase: MSYKWLEWAKRIQSLSQAGLTFTKDVYDIERYEELRHISAEIMEEYTGLDMQKVKNLFTNETGYQTPKIDVRGAVFRNNKILMVREKSDDRWSLPGGFCDVGLSPAENSVKEIKEESGFDVVPTKLLAILDMNKHPHPPQPYHYYKMFIQCDIVCGYERIGTETKEISFFDQNNLPELSLNRNTESQIKMLFDFLDNPNKVPIVD, encoded by the coding sequence ATGAGTTATAAATGGCTTGAATGGGCGAAGAGGATTCAATCATTATCTCAAGCGGGATTAACATTTACTAAAGATGTTTACGACATTGAACGTTATGAAGAGTTACGCCATATAAGTGCTGAGATTATGGAAGAATACACTGGATTAGATATGCAAAAAGTAAAGAATTTATTCACTAATGAGACAGGGTACCAAACACCAAAAATAGATGTTCGTGGTGCAGTATTTAGAAATAATAAAATCCTAATGGTAAGGGAGAAAAGTGACGATAGATGGTCTTTGCCCGGTGGATTCTGTGATGTCGGTTTATCCCCTGCTGAAAATAGTGTAAAAGAAATAAAAGAAGAATCGGGTTTTGATGTCGTTCCTACAAAATTATTGGCAATTTTAGACATGAATAAACATCCTCACCCCCCTCAACCCTACCATTATTATAAAATGTTTATTCAATGTGACATTGTGTGTGGGTATGAAAGAATTGGTACGGAAACAAAAGAAATAAGTTTTTTTGACCAAAATAATTTACCAGAACTTTCTTTGAATAGAAATACAGAATCCCAAATAAAGATGCTTTTTGATTTTTTAGATAATCCCAATAAAGTCCCAATTGTTGATTAA
- a CDS encoding HAD family hydrolase produces MKAIIFDFDGTLANTLPICYYAFQNVFIKFDNKDLSSGEIKAMFGPSETGIIKENLLNSNKEQAIELYYEKYAEHHNTLVKPNKKINELIRYLKSKGLKIGIVTGKAKRSLDISLKALQMENIFDVIITGDDVIRPKPDPEGINKALSLLDIKNNEAMFIGDSDADIHAGVQWLPDYQTSAFSLEPHSSFNSVYEFIDFLNKGGPYEL; encoded by the coding sequence ATGAAGGCAATTATTTTTGATTTTGACGGAACTTTAGCGAATACCTTACCAATTTGTTATTATGCTTTTCAGAATGTTTTTATAAAGTTTGATAATAAAGACCTTTCTTCTGGGGAAATCAAAGCGATGTTCGGACCGTCTGAAACAGGTATTATAAAGGAGAATCTATTAAATAGTAATAAAGAACAGGCCATCGAATTGTATTATGAAAAATACGCAGAGCATCATAACACATTAGTTAAGCCAAATAAAAAGATTAATGAGTTAATAAGATATTTAAAGAGCAAAGGGTTAAAAATAGGAATAGTGACTGGAAAAGCAAAAAGAAGTTTGGATATTTCCTTAAAAGCACTTCAAATGGAGAATATATTTGATGTTATTATAACAGGGGATGATGTAATTAGGCCGAAACCTGATCCAGAAGGGATAAATAAGGCATTATCTCTATTAGATATAAAAAATAATGAAGCTATGTTTATTGGTGATAGTGATGCAGATATACACGCAGGCGTTCAATGGTTACCAGATTATCAAACATCGGCGTTTTCATTAGAACCTCACTCATCGTTTAATAGTGTTTATGAGTTTATTGATTTTTTAAATAAAGGTGGTCCTTATGAGTTATAA
- a CDS encoding MFS transporter: MDLKKLVHPWKYPSVLLLGIGISNLGAWVYLIALNLMIFEITGSPLAIAVLYILIPLATMFTNFWCGSIVDRLNKRNMMIFLDIFRALCLFFVPWLLDVSLLLLYILVFLINMATSMFNPTSMVYITKLIPSEQRKWFNSLISLIDSGAFLLGPALAGLLFIIGTPKLGIIINAIALFLSGLITLLMPNVEKQSQTISNGEKLSMQLLKKDFQIVMNFSRKSVYIMLVYFLFSSVFVMTAAVDSLEAAFAKEVLSLSDSDYGFLVSIAGAGIIIGAFINTLFVKKMAISLMIGLGSIFVSVGYIIYAFSNSFIIAAIGFFILSLFLAFANTGFLTFYQNNIPEDVMGRIGSLYGLVEATFIIITTGIIALLAQIISIQFAVITGALVMLLLSVILCAFNLKSSKRNYYQPTTLEKQRGKHKFELL; the protein is encoded by the coding sequence ATGGATTTAAAAAAACTGGTACACCCCTGGAAATACCCTTCTGTTTTATTGCTAGGTATAGGAATATCAAATTTAGGTGCGTGGGTTTACTTAATTGCACTTAATTTAATGATATTCGAAATCACAGGTTCTCCCCTTGCCATAGCTGTACTTTATATTCTTATACCTTTAGCAACTATGTTTACAAATTTTTGGTGTGGTAGTATTGTTGATAGATTAAATAAACGAAATATGATGATATTTCTTGATATTTTTAGAGCACTCTGCTTATTTTTTGTACCTTGGTTACTCGATGTATCCTTGTTGTTATTGTATATACTTGTCTTTTTAATAAATATGGCAACCTCAATGTTTAACCCAACATCAATGGTTTATATCACAAAATTAATTCCTTCCGAACAAAGAAAGTGGTTTAATTCTCTAATAAGTTTAATTGATTCTGGAGCTTTTCTGTTAGGTCCTGCACTAGCGGGATTGCTTTTCATAATTGGTACACCTAAACTTGGTATTATAATTAATGCTATCGCATTATTTTTATCAGGTTTAATCACATTGCTTATGCCTAATGTAGAAAAACAGTCACAAACTATTAGTAATGGTGAGAAGTTATCAATGCAATTATTGAAGAAAGACTTTCAAATCGTAATGAATTTCAGTAGAAAGAGCGTATATATAATGCTAGTTTATTTTTTGTTTAGTTCCGTTTTTGTTATGACTGCTGCTGTTGATTCATTAGAAGCTGCATTTGCAAAAGAAGTTCTTAGTTTATCAGATAGTGACTATGGTTTTTTAGTTAGCATTGCAGGTGCAGGTATAATTATTGGAGCGTTTATTAACACACTTTTTGTTAAGAAGATGGCAATTTCATTAATGATTGGTTTAGGTTCAATATTTGTATCCGTTGGTTATATCATTTATGCATTTTCAAATTCGTTTATAATAGCGGCAATAGGTTTTTTTATTCTTTCCTTATTTCTTGCATTTGCCAATACAGGCTTTCTTACTTTTTATCAGAATAATATTCCTGAGGATGTTATGGGGAGAATAGGTAGTTTATATGGACTTGTCGAAGCAACATTTATTATAATAACCACGGGTATTATAGCACTTCTTGCACAAATTATTTCAATTCAATTTGCGGTTATTACTGGCGCTTTGGTTATGTTATTACTATCTGTGATATTATGTGCTTTTAATTTAAAATCTTCAAAAAGGAACTATTATCAGCCCACTACACTTGAGAAACAAAGAGGTAAACACAAATTTGAATTATTGTGA
- the istA gene encoding IS21 family transposase: MLAVAQIDYIRHEVNQKGKKYAGVAKSMGIDPRTVTKYANKEEFEARQPQKRKARVMDPVKPILDKWIKEDLKKKKKNHRTAKKMFEQLVTFHSFEGSDRSVRDYVSKRKKELADYHKEAALPLESIPGTAQVDFGTAPFKYQAEVIDLPYLVMSFPFSNTFYFQVFPSENTECLLEGLQRMFSHMGGVPATIRFDNLSPAVKKIKSKGNRDLTDTFERFVLHYGFKYEFCNPGKGNEKGHVEAMVKYVRNNFLLPECTVVNLDSFNETLWGLAEQDRERLHYKKQGLQSALFREDEKAWLLLPEKPFDCAHYKKAKADKYGIVTVDNKEYSTSPRFAGQSVKLQITYNSIVVLNEDNEVIVKHHRLYGVKRRSMVWQLY; the protein is encoded by the coding sequence ATGTTAGCAGTGGCACAAATTGATTATATCAGACATGAAGTGAATCAAAAAGGTAAAAAGTATGCCGGTGTGGCAAAGAGCATGGGGATCGATCCCCGTACGGTTACAAAGTATGCAAATAAGGAAGAATTCGAGGCTAGACAGCCTCAGAAACGTAAAGCAAGAGTTATGGATCCTGTGAAGCCTATTTTAGATAAATGGATCAAGGAGGATCTGAAAAAGAAAAAGAAGAACCATCGTACGGCTAAGAAAATGTTTGAGCAGTTAGTAACGTTTCATAGTTTCGAAGGTTCAGATCGATCAGTTAGGGATTATGTTTCTAAACGAAAAAAGGAACTAGCGGATTATCATAAAGAAGCTGCCCTCCCTCTTGAATCAATTCCAGGAACAGCTCAAGTGGATTTTGGGACAGCCCCTTTTAAATATCAAGCAGAGGTTATCGACCTTCCGTATTTAGTCATGTCATTCCCGTTTAGTAATACGTTTTATTTTCAGGTGTTTCCTTCGGAAAATACAGAGTGCTTACTAGAAGGATTACAACGAATGTTTAGTCATATGGGCGGAGTGCCAGCAACAATCCGGTTTGATAATTTATCCCCTGCGGTGAAAAAGATAAAGAGCAAAGGGAACCGGGATCTCACCGACACGTTTGAACGCTTTGTCCTGCATTATGGTTTTAAGTATGAGTTCTGTAATCCAGGCAAAGGAAACGAAAAAGGTCATGTGGAAGCCATGGTTAAGTACGTTCGTAATAATTTTCTTCTTCCGGAGTGTACTGTCGTTAACCTTGATTCGTTTAATGAAACTTTGTGGGGACTGGCAGAACAGGATCGGGAACGACTGCATTATAAAAAACAAGGTCTACAATCCGCGTTGTTTAGAGAAGATGAGAAAGCGTGGCTGCTTCTTCCGGAGAAACCCTTCGATTGTGCACATTATAAGAAAGCGAAAGCAGATAAATATGGGATTGTCACAGTGGACAACAAGGAATACTCCACTTCCCCTCGATTTGCGGGACAGAGCGTAAAACTACAGATCACTTATAACTCTATTGTCGTATTGAACGAGGATAACGAGGTGATTGTGAAACATCACCGCTTATACGGTGTGAAGAGGAGATCCATGGTATGGCAGCTTTATTAA